A region of the Arachis hypogaea cultivar Tifrunner chromosome 15, arahy.Tifrunner.gnm2.J5K5, whole genome shotgun sequence genome:
CATTAGATTGTGATATCTATATCAAAGTCCCTAAAGGAGTAacgatatctaaaccatccaatgaatatttgcAGGTTATACTTAGTCAAAttgtaaagatctttatatggtctaaagcaatttggacgaatgtggtataatcgtcttactgagtaccTGACCAAAAACGAATTTAAAAATGATGATATCAGTCCATGTGTTtccataaagaaatctgcatctcaATTCATTTTAATTGCTGTGtacattgatgatttaaatattattagaactcctgaagagattccaacaataaaaaaagctctaaaagaagagtttgagatgaaagatcttgaaaaTACTAAATTTTGTCTTGGCCTGTAGATCGAGCATATGAAAAATTGGATCTTTATTCACCAAATAacatacataaaaaatatcttgaagaaattttatatggataagtcacatcccttaaGTACCCACCTGATCGTAAGATTTCTatatgtggaaaaggatcaattccgtcctaaagaagaaaataaagatatccttggtcctgaagtaccatatctcagttccattggagcactaatgtatcttgctaataatactcGATCTGAAATATCAtttgcggtgaatttactagtaagatatagttcctctccaatcagaagacattggaatggaatcaaacaattttttcgatatcttcatggaacagttgatatgggtatgttttatccatatgaatccaagtcacaattagttggctatgcagatgcaagATACTTATCTGATCCACACAAAGGAagatctcaaataggatacctattcacatatggtgatacagctatatcatagaggtccacaaaacagacgatagcaacaacatcctctaatcatgatgaaatactagcgattcatgaagtaagtcgcgagtgtttttggctcaggagtttgatccaatatattctgtcatcatgtagactgattgatcataagatagctccaactattCTGTTTAAAAATAATACAGCATGCGTTACTCAACTTAAGGATGGATACATCAAAGTGAcaaaacaaagcatatttctcccaaattcttcttcactcatgatatTCAAAATCAAAGAACAATTTATGTCTAACAGATCTGCTCTAGTGATAATCTGGTAGATTTATTTACTaagtcacttccaaaatcctcctttgaaaaattGGTACATTAGATTTGCATGCGCCGATTTTGAGATATTAAATAATATCAACAAGAGGGGAAGACTATACTCTTTTTCCCTGGTAAGGTTTTTTCTCATTGTGTTTTTCTTGATaaagtttttaatgaggcagtctctATCACAAAAgatattatactttttttcttcactaaagttttttctcGTTAGAttttttagtaaggttttaacgaggcataatcctaaatggacatccaagggggagtgttgtgataagaatacGGATGTGGATGCCCATTTACTATGGACGGCTCATGTTCTCAAAGATGAAGTGCattaaagaaatttgaaaatgtaAACTTATTGTACATATATAAATAGGAGGCTAAGCCTCATGTAATatacacaacaataataaaacaCTCTTCTCCTTCTTTACATGcttcgatatatatatatatatatatatatatatatatatatatatatatatgaatcatttctattatattgagataataattgtgatgaatattaatactagagttatctatttacacttctttattttatatttattttctctttcttatttatttattttacaacacaaaACATAAAATACTGAGCTAAATAAAAACTTGACAAATTCTCATGTATAATTGAAAATGGTTAAATAAttaaacatatttaattaaattattcaaCATTATATATATCAAGTTATAAtgttcatataaaaatatattcgtGTTGTTGTGGACAAGTAACGGACAAGCGAGATTCCGACTACTATAAATAGGGCGTTACCAATGTTACGCATAAAAGGTGGAAgacttaaaatataaatacaacgCTAAGTCGGCAAAACGGCTAGCAGGAAATATAATCGTATATCTGACAATAAATACTCAACGGATacatgaaaaacataaaaaagggAGGCTTCAAAGCAGGTAAACACATTCCAAATTTCCTAACAAGTGCACTATTGACTTAATTTTCGTAGTGCCTTTGCAAGTTGTCCACCGAGcctagtaaaaaaaaaatcctcctTGGGATCTCATTTTTCCCTCATCTACGTATCATCAACTAAGTACGaatattggcgccgtctgtggggatctCGAAATTGTTTCATTCCATGGCTGAACACAAGATTCAATCAATCATCAATCCAGATACTCTGCTCAAAGAAGCACTTCATGCAGATAGTCATGAAACTAATCCCAATTCAAATTATGAACACCAAGTACCACCAGGGTTTGAGCATAACGCTGGAGAATGCCACATTGTGGGTTTGGGACCGTAGGATTGTGATCGCGCCATGCGGGAAATGTGCCACAAGATGCAGGAAATGCAAGTTAAAATAAAAGAGTTAGAACAAAAGCTGGAAGAACGCTCACAATCCCAGAGAACTTGATCTCGAAGTCGCACGACCAGAGGCTGATCGTACAGTCGAGAAAGGGCGACTCCAGAAAGGTCTCGAGGATATCGAAGAGAAGATGATTACCGGCAAAGACGATCTCCCCGACTCGAGAAGGAGCGTGATGATCACGGCAAGAGAGGAAGATCTAACTCCCAGTCTTCCCAAACCAAATGAAAGTGGACTCCGAGCAGGAGCCCAAGTCCAAGGCAATATAAAGATTCTAGGGAGCATGTAACCATGGGGCAGACCCCGTTTACTTCGCATGTCTTTCAAGTTAGACTACCCAAACATTTTGATAAACCAACTTATCTAAAGTTTGAAGGGAAGTCGGATCCTCAGAAACATATAGATGCATTTGAAGCATGAATGAACCTAGAGGGAGTAGGGGATACTATAAGATGTAAAGCGTTTCCGACTACACTCTCTGAGCCAGCAATGGTATGGTTTAATATCCTACCCTCTGGTTCCATTTCCTTATTTCACCATATCAAGATTATGTTCTTTGCTCACTTCAGCACTAGAAGAACTCAAGCCAAACACCCTATTTCTTTGCTTAGCATAGAACAAAGAATTGGGGAGAGCATACAAGATTATCTGGACAGATTTAACAAAGCGCTCTTAGAATTCAATACCCAAACTCCCAAAGTTGTTTGCCTTTGTTTGATAGCAGGATTGCTCGAGGACGACTTCCGGAGGCATCTCACTTTCAAAGATGTGAAGTATATGGAGGAGATCCACCAGATTGCGTTAGAGTATATAAGGGACGAGGACGTCTCCAAGGTTGTCTCGACAAATTGGAAGAACGTAACTCCTTCGCTTAGTAAGGTCGGGAACTCGGGACAAAGCACCCCAGGGGCGGTTGTTCCTTGTGTAGGAAAAATTTTCACATACACACCACTAGTGGCATTGCTAGCAGAGGTTTATCAACAAGTGTCACATCGAGGCATACTACCCGAGGCTAGGCAAATACGACCAAGGGTATTCTTGGTAGATCTGGACTCCTGAGTTCAAGAAAAACCAAGGCCAGAACCTGATGGCAACTTAGAAGTATTCTAAATCGGGTAGGAAACTGAAAAGTACACATTCATCAACAAAGGCCTGCCTTATCTGATGAAGACAAAACTTTAGAATCTACTAAGAGGTAATGTTGATTTGTTTGCTTGGGAACAATCTAATATGCCTAGGATTGATCCCGCTTTCATGTCTCATCAAGTTGCTATCGACCCTTTGTACAAACCGGTTCCATAACAACGTCGCAAGATGTCCCAAGACTAGTTTGACGAGATTAAGAGGCAAGTACAAGGGTTGTTGGACGCTGGCTTTATAAGAGAACTCACATATTCAACTTGGCTGTCCAATGTAGTGATGGTAAAAAAGTCTAATGAAAAATGACGAATGTGTGTTGACTACACTGATTTAAATAAAGCCTACCCAAAGGACTGTTTTTCCTTACCCAAGTCAATGGCGAGTATCAAGCACGAGATCCACTGCTATAAATATACTTGAAGAAGgtacaaaatgaaattacaaattttaaaacattttggTATTTAACATGTGCCTCAAGAGTAGAATACCCGAGCTGGCATTTTGTCAAAGCTAGCCAACACCAAAATGGGTAGCGAAAATAGAAGTTTAATTCAAGAGGTACTCTTAAAATCATCCATGAGCTTTGCCGATGTCACGGTATTGCTGTCTAAATTCACTTCATCTTGGATGGATCCTATATGTCTGTACTTGGAACATGGGGTCCTATCCAATGATCCTAAAGAGGCTAGGAAGTTTTGCCTGAAATCGGCACAATACACCATGATTAATGGTTAAATTTACCAAAAGGGTATTTCACAGCCCCTACTTAAATACCTAAAACCTAAACAAATCAATTATATGTTACAGGAGATACATGAGGGGTGCTATCGACACCACATGGGCAAGAAATCCTTAGCTCAAAAGGTGATTAAAGCAGGCTATTACTGGCCTACCATCATGAAAAATGTGACAGAGTATgtaaaaaaatgtcaaaaatgTCAAATTCATGGTAATCTCTACCAAGCCCCACCGCAAGAACTAGTATCCTGATCCCGATAAGGCTGTTTGCAAAATGGAAAATGGACCTATTAGGACCTTTTCCTCAAGAAACTGGATAAGTAAAATTTCTAATTGTggcaattgattattttatgaagTGGATTGAAGCTGTACCTCTGTCCAAGATAACAACATTTCAATGTCAAAAGTTTGTGTGCAAAGATGTACTTACAAGGTTTGGAATTCCGAGGTGATAGTCATGGATAATGGAACTCAATTTACATATGCTAAGTTTCGACAGTTCTTGACTGGTTTAGGAATACGTCAAGTGTTCGTGTTGGTAGAACATCCTCAGGAAAATAGGCAGGTTAAGGTGTACATAAGATAATCctaaaagggttaaagaaaaatTAGATGACTTCCCGAGATCCTAGCATGTTGATGAGGTATGGTCAGGATTGTGGTCTTATCGTACCACACCTCAATCCTCTACAAGGGAAATACCTTTTCGACTTACCTAAGGGGAGGAGGCAGTGATACCAGTAGAAATCGGTGAACCTAACCCGAGGTTACTCCTCTAAAACACTGAGAACCATGTGGAGTTAGATCTCATCGATGAGGTGAGGAAGACGGCCAACCTAACCGAACAAGCACTTAAGCATTGTGTGGCAAAAAGATATAATGCCAAAGTTAAACCTAAGAGTTTTTGAGATGACGACCTAGTTTTACAGTAGGCCGATGCCAATGCATCAGGAACTCAAGGGAAGCTGGCTCCAACATGGAAATGTCCTTTTAGAATCAAGGAAAATTTGGGGAAAGGAGCTCATAAGTTAGAAAATCTGGATGGTACCGAGGTCTCTAGATCATGGAATGCAATTCATTTAAAAAGGTACTACCCATAGGCAAAGTAGTATTTTTCAAATCAAAAGATACTACACATAGGTAAAGTATCTCTCAGGTTCTTTTACTTTGAATAAGGGACATTCATTTCCAGTATAGGTTTTTAATGAGGCTCCAGCATGCTTGTATAGGGAAAATTCgtagtaaaattataattaatttttaatttcttttaaactCTTATTTTGATAAGAAAGTCGGCTTAAATGGGAAGTTGATTAAAAAGAAAGTCAACTTAAATGGAAAGTTGAATAAAACCCTTGTTTGACACGTTCACGGGTAAAGCTTGGTTTGGTAAATTTTTTTgaagaggtgcttgtgctttttaaaagcacaagcccctcattttgcgtttggtaaattaaaaagcccaAGTGCTTGTCTTTGcggcttttaaaagttaggggtgCTTTTGAAAGCATCTAAGAgggagcttttcaaagttggcttgtgcttaccaaaaggaaaaataatcTAATATAaccttatataataataaatattcaaaattacctttattaattattaacaccaaattttattttttttttcgtacaTATTTTTCGCACATATTTTTTGCCATTATATTGTCATTGAAATCGttatatatttctaatttctcaccctaaccttcacaaattctaacataattttcatatattttttatttttgaatctaATCTTCACAAATTCCAATACAAATACATCTCTATCACATATTAGGTATgaacttctatctatttatattattgcTTGTGAgctgtttttgtatttttttcgtagATCTgttatgtttgtttgttttttctattctttgaaaCGTGAAGAGGGAGACCTAGTTTATGAAAACTAATCATAAAATTTTTCTACACTAACTGCATGAACAttagtcaaaattataataacaacatatgtaaatatagatatataatcatAAGAGTGGTTTACTTGAGATATGTATCCCATGTTTTGTGATCTGTAAAGGTGAGCCAATATATATAGGTGGGTAATGAATGTACCAGTACTAACATTGGATTACATACAAGTTTTATTATTGACCAATGATAACTCTATTTATATTAGTATAGAGaataaattaagtaaatatttaaattatcgaTCTCTAAAATTTGAGTTtgtatcaaaataaatttttaattgattcaaTTAGAACTCCAAATTTTAATTCATGGATCATGTTATCAATTTATTGTTTCtcgtaattttttttcaagtagtattaattaatttatcctattattcttttgtttttataattgGTTCCTGTATTATTATTAGCTTATTAGAATAGAGTAATATTGTATGTTTATTAGTCTTATTAATTGATAATAATACTTTATGGAGTTTATTATTATGTAACACATAACAAGTATTTAGAGATATTTGACTTAAAAATTTATGATGCactttgttttcaatctttcaaTTTTTGTATGAACTTATGGAATAATTTTTGTTATGATATGATAAGTTTTGATGGATACAATAATGAATTTGATCacatttgaagagaaaaatgatgGAAAAGAAGTTGCACAATGGAACAAAAATCTAGtagatatattttgtgctttgtGTGTGAAAAGTATTGAAGTTGGTAGCAAATCAGGCACACATTTTGATACCAAAAGTTGAAAATAATTGATAGCTGAATTCACAAAAATCACAGGAAAAAGAATATAATAGAAAACAATTGAGAAACAAATGGGATCAGTTGAAAGTAGATTGGAAGAATTGGAAGCAATTGAAAGAGAACGAGACTGAACTTGGATAGGATTCtgctaaaaaaataattgatgcaAGTGAAGAATGGTGGGATAAAAAATTAGCAGTTAGTATTTTTAGACTTAGTTTGATAAGTATAGTAGCATACACattgatatatataattattacaaGTATCAATATTTTATGTAGGTTATTTCAAAggctaaaaaatttagaaaagaaggaATTCATCCAGATTTTCAGGCTACTTTGTTTAGGATGTTTCAAAGAACAGCTGCAACAAGAGAATATGTTTGGACTCCATCTTTCAGACTAGTTCCTTCTTCAATTGAGAAAGATACACAACTTGAAGTTAGTGAGGAGGATTCTGATATagagcctgagtctagagttataaacattgaaaaaaaaaaaaagaaaacttcaCTAATGCTAATACcaacaaaaaagcaaaaaaaaagttggAGGTGCTAAAAAACTGTCACACCAAATTGATAGACTTTGTGAGACTGTGGAACGTAGGAGCTCCAATAAGAATGATACTTTGGGACCTAGTATAactcaaataatagaagaattggATGCTATACTGGATATAGATCCACTTGGATAAATTTATACATTTGTAACTCGACTTTTCTTGGATAAAGATAAAAGAGAGATGTTCGTTGCCTTAAAGCATAAAGAAGTCAAACTTGCATGGTTAATGAATGAAAAGAATGATCAAGAGGAGAAGGAGAACAATTTGTTTacaaaacttttaagattttattactAGACAATGAGTTGTGTCTGCTGTTTACGTTCATTtgcttggatcttttttattcatttgttcttttttattgcaaataaaaattacaGTACTTTCATTTCTAGatatattattctaattttttttaatccttgTGTTCTTTCTTTTAATATAACTATTATACAACGCATTGGAATAtgaaaattgattatgatgaATAGCAAGAATTTGATCGAGTTTTAACTTCCACAGCATATTTGGTCTTACAATATTATGTTAAGTATATCTATAAAAAATCATGTATGACTTTTACACAAACCGAAAACAGATGGCTTAAAGAGATATTAGAAGGGAATAATAGTCGTTGTTGCAGTATGTTTAGGATGGAAAAAGATGTTTTTAAAAGACTATGCTATGATTTGGAAACAAACTATGTTTTATGTGCCTCAAAGAGAATAAGTGCTGCAGAAATGCTAGCAATTTTTCTATTTGTACTAGGAGATGGAAACTCAAATAAGTCTATTAAGGAGCCATTTCAATATTTTGGTGAAATAATAAGTCAAAAAATTGAAGAAGTGCTACAAGCTGTGTGCAAAATGGCCACAGACATCATACAACCAAAGGATCATGATTTTAAAGAAGTGCCTACAAAATTAAGAAATGATGATAGATATTGGCCTCACTTTAaggtaatttatatattatttattttaaaaaatattataaataataaaaaaacattatCTTTCATTGCATGTTTTGGTATTAGATTTACTTTATATTATTTGCAAAATTGATGCTCTAATTATGTTAATTATAGGATGCAATTGGTGCTATAAATGAAACTCATGTGCTAGTGATTGTTTCTGTTGAAGACCAAATTCGATTTATTGGTAGAAAGAAAATTCCAACCCAAAATGTTATAGCTGCATGTAATTTGGTTATGGAATTTACTTTTGCTTTGGCAGGTTGGGAAGGGACAACTTATGACACAAGAGTATTTTTATATGCAATTGGTATATTTGAGTTGAACTTTCCAAAACCTCCACCAGGTAATACTTGATTACCTTTAAGATTAAATTATATACTACATATGTAGATTTAATTTCTTATCATGTTTTCTTTCATTTAATAATATACAGGTAATACTATTTAGTAGATGCAGGCTATCCAGAAAAGATAGGTTATCTAGGACCATACAAAGGAATAACATATCATTTGCCAGAATTTCATCATGTTAATGGACCTTTTGGTTACTATGAAATATATAactatgctcattctttactTAAAAGCGTGATAGAATGTacatttagaatttgaaaaaagaGATGAAAAATTTTACTAGATATGTCTAGTTTTAGCTATAAAAAACAAGTTCAAATTGTTATTGCAACAATGGTACTGCATAACTACATTAGACGTTATTCTACAAGTGATCGTAAGTTTAAAAAATATGACTAGATAGATGTTgagcttgaagaagaagatgaagatggcgATGAAGGTGAAGCtgaaaatgaagttgaaaaagTTGGAATTGAGTTTCTTGGAACTATGGAGATTGTTCGAAATAATATAGCATCAAGTTTGATTGGTGGAAAAAATTAGGTTATAGTGATTTAGGTAGTTTAGTATTTTTAGTGATGATGTTtaggataaaataattttttatgatacttatataaaattttaaagttaaaaaataaaaggtttatttattatgtctatgtttattatgaattttttatttaaaattattttattttaaaatattatatgaaattttaaagaatttgaaaaaaaaaattattcttcattataaatatgtttattataatttttttaatttttaaaaactgtTTTACCAAACtgttataaatatgtttattataattttttataatttttaaaagtcatttttaatttgatttaacgAAACACAAGTGCGGCAGATTTTAAAAAGCTATCTTTTGagctacttttgaaaagtaaaagctttaccaaaccaaggCTAAGAAGGGCGAGAAACTAACAGATATTAAAACCAGCAAAATGGTAAGTAATGTAGCAAAAAGCTATTTAAGTTAAAGTTCAAAAAGCAACAAAGACTAAGGTTGCTTAAAATGGGAAAACATAAATTAAACGTTACTTGAGAAAGTTTCGACTTAAAGACTTAAGTATTTTTACAAAGGGAAATCAAATGATATCAACTATCTTCCTATCTACCACCTTTTTAAAGACCCCGACGTTGGAGGCATCCAAGTCAGGAGCTATGAGTTTGATTTGGTCAAGCATATTTTTCTCAATGTCAAAAGCTACGTCCACAACAGCTTGCTCAATCTTCCTCACCGAAAGGGAGAGCTCGTCAACTCGTTGCATGAGTTCTGAAATttgctttttatatttttctttcttgatgaCGGAAGTCGCCTTTGCCTCCTCCAAGGTCTTGAATTTGGCCTCAATACTTTGCTTCTCTTCTCTAAGAGTCTTAACAGACCTATTCAAATTTTCAACCTCCAACCTAGCCTCTTTTAAATCCTTTTCCTGCTCCAACACTTCAGATCGGAAGATAGAAATTTCTTTTTCCACATCCCTGATGTAAGTGGCTGAGCGAAGCAGCATTCTTTGCACCTGTGGCAGGGTCTCCTCCAAGGGAAGCTTGGCTAAACCAGACTTGGTCTTCTCAGTCAGCAAGTACTCGTCAACAAATTCAGAAGCTTGGGACTCTTTCTCCAGAATGCAACCAAATAAATTCAAGGAAGGGGTTTTAGCTACAGTACTCTTACCCCTCCTTTATTTCTTTTTAGTAGGAGAAGGGGGAGGAGAAACATCTTCCACATCGTGAACTTTATGGCCATCTCCCGAGCTGAATTTTGGAGGAAGAGGAACATTGCTCGATGTAGCTGAAGAGGAAACCCGGTCACTATTACCCGGGTTGATGGCATCATTCACGTCCGAGGAAGTCAATCTCCTCCTTATAGCTATAATAACTTTCAAACCACTAGCCATATCAACAACGAAGGAAAAGGAGGGGGTTAAACTAATAAGGTAATGAAATCAGGAAAACGGTAAAAGGCAATAAAGTGCAAATTTAGAAAACATAAGGATTTTACCAACGACGTTCCGAGCAGCATGCTCATCGACCAAAATAGTCCGTAGAGATATGAGCATGTCATTCCAAAGTTCCGAGAGCATTTGAATGCTCGCAACCTCGGGAGCATTGATGACCTGTAACTGGATCTTAGGGGACGGCACGTTGAAATTCCAATATAAATTAAACCTTTTTTCATCTTCCAAGGCCATGAAAAAAGGTGTAGTCCTCTCTACCCTTTCAATCTTAAAAAACTTTTCTTTGAAGCCATGATAAAAGTAAAAATTCTTCTATTAGGGATACCTTGAAAAGAGATAAATCCACGACCTTGGCACTGAAAGGCATTGTTAgagtaaaaaaatagaaaaaggccCTATAAGTGGCAGTCAATCCTAGGAACGAACATAATAATTCAAAACCACAGATGGTAGCCCAGGAATTTGGGTGCAATTGTGAAGGTGCACAACCGGTGTAACTTAAAATATCTTGTTTAAAGTCGGTAAACAAAAGGCAGACTCCTAGGCAAGTAAAGAGAATTTTGTACATCCACAATCAGTCTGGGCGGGAGCTTGCATGATGATTAAAATGGCAAATCCGATCATCCCGATGAGGAACGAAAAGTACTTATAGATTACCCAAATCGGAATAAAAAATGGCCCCGGCAACACGCATGGTCTCAAGCTCATCTTCTGTGATAGTGGAGGGAGTAGATTTAATTTCCTCGGAAACCCATGAGTATGGATCAAAGCGTTGTCGACCTGTGTGTTGAGGAGGTCGGGGAGTCTGTCTAGAGGATGATGTCCCAACCCGTTCTCGAGAGGCGATCACTTTCTTTCTCGGCATATCGGGTATACCTACAAGGGCACCACCACTATGTCACGAAAGAAAAATTTCTTTCCCATTGTAACAAAAGAAGATTTTCTTTTCTAAAGCCACCAAAAGTCTCCCAAATAAGAACCTTTTTTCTCAAAGTGAGAACCTTACACATTATCAAAACCTTCAAGGGGATAAAGACCAAAACCTAACAGTGGTACCCCCACTACAGACAGCTATCACAACAACTCAGACTATCCAAAAAATATTAAACGACCCAAGAAGATATCATATTCTAAGAATGAATGCGCCTCATCAAATTATAAGAAATAGCAAAATAAATACAAGAATGCGAAGGAAAAGAAAACCCTTACTTGAACATGATAGTCGCTGTGAAAAGAAAAGGGTAGGGAGCAAAGGTTGCAAATGTCCAGGAAACTTTTAGCAGAGAGTAAGAAGGGGTAAGGAAATCCCTTGAAGAAGAAATCCCTCTGTTTTCTCTCCAAGAAGTAAAACGCGGAAACAAAAAGGTAAAACGAAGAAAGTGGAAATGAAACTAATGTttatcttctcaaggaattaatACTTCATTAAATGAGTTGATTgatggagagaagagagagaaggggtGACGGTTCAGGAACCAAGAATCAATAAAAAACCGCTTGGATAAATTGAACGGAGTTTTTTTCAAAAGGAATTTTTTGGCGTCTAAAAAATCCCAAAAAGAAACCCCTTCGAAGGCCCAAGGAACAGGGTCCGATCTATCAAACTTGGGCACACATGACAAAGTCGCAAAATCATGAAGCCCAAGTTGAGGGCACTGTTGTGGACAAGTAACGGGCACGCAAGATTCTAACTACAATAAATAGGGCATTACCAACGTTACGCATAAAAGGCAAAAGACTTAAAATGCAAATACAATGCCAAGTCGGCAAAATGGCTAGCAGAAAATATAAACGTATATCTGAcaataaatattcaataa
Encoded here:
- the LOC140179141 gene encoding uncharacterized protein, with the translated sequence MTFTQTENRWLKEILEGNNSRCCSMFRMEKDVFKRLCYDLETNYVLCASKRISAAEMLAIFLFVLGDGNSNKSIKEPFQYFGEIISQKIEEVLQAVCKMATDIIQPKDHDFKEVPTKLRNDDRYWPHFKDAIGAINETHVLVIVSVEDQIRFIGRKKIPTQNVIAACNLVMEFTFALAGWEGTTYDTRIDVELEEEDEDGDEGEAENEVEKVGIEFLGTMEIVRNNIASSLIGGKN